The following are from one region of the Silene latifolia isolate original U9 population chromosome 9, ASM4854445v1, whole genome shotgun sequence genome:
- the LOC141600018 gene encoding F-box protein CPR1-like: MSNYINDPRCLWNPALNDIKKLPPMIMKPNISSNIIYYDEYCGFGFDPVTVDYKVVAIKGYATSSTGNGYGRESLIDYPHSIMIYSLRTDSWKYSGDLSKHYYIPYANSCYAFANRSFYWLASYEIFSIKHDVIIAIDLATEECQEIGTPHISIKGEMSNKTYSECLMVYNGSIALVSLYKEECEFDIWTLKGTTWSKELTVELDCDWVSKPLGHYCVDNNLVLFTSPDGLISCDPNTEETSELHELRLGITCKTVSAYMISLVPLNDRDFWSNS, translated from the coding sequence ATGTCTAATTATATTAATGATCCACGTTGTTTGTGGAATCCGGCACTTAACGACATCAAAAAATTACCACCGATGATTATGAAACCTAATATTTCATCTAATATAATATATTATGACGAATATTGTGGTTTTGGGTTTGATCCGGTGACTGTGGATTACAAGGTTGTTGCTATTAAGGGATATGCTACTTCTTCGACTGGTAATGGGTACGGAAGGGAATCCTTAATCGATTATCCTCATTCAATCATGATTTACTCGTTAAGAACAGACTCTTGGAAATACTCGGGAGATTTATCAAAACACTACTACATTCCTTATGCGAACTCATGTTACGCTTTTGCGAATAGAAGTTTCTATTGGCTAGCATCATATGAAATATTCTCTATTAAACACGATGTGATTATTGCTATCGACTTGGCTACAGAAGAGTGCCAAGAAATCGGAACACCCCATATCAGTATAAAAGGAGAAATGTCTAATAAAACGTATTCCGAGTGTCTTATGGTATATAATGGTTCGATTGCGTTGGTTTCTCTTTACAAAGAGGAGTGTGAGTTTGATATATGGACGTTGAAGGGTACGACTTGGAGTAAGGAATTAACGGTTGAACTTGATTGTGATTGGGTTTCGAAACCACTAGGTCATTATTGCGTGGATAATAACCTGGTGTTATTTACTAGTCCTGATGGTTTAATCTCATGTGACCCTAATACAGAAGAAACGTCGGAGCTACATGAACTGCGCTTAGGTATAACTTGTAAAACAGTCTCAGCGTACATGATAAGTCTTGTGCCACTTAATGATCGGGACTTTTGGAGTAATTCTTAA
- the LOC141600017 gene encoding F-box protein CPR1-like, whose translation MHLKHNYVRRTNNCFIAQFQVTPAGELEPELIWHGEKDESNTVHNYYTLQSKPPYNCDICGPCYGIYYLSDPWWDEYSLRRLWNPALNEIKELPPMIMKPNINMNYYNEVCGFGFDPATQDYKVVAIKGYSNSTDQFGIRIFLDYPLSIMIYSLKTDSWKYSGDLSKRFYIPYANSCHTFVNRSFYWLGSYESDPFKHDVIIAIDLATEECQEIKLPDISIKGEMSYGTYFERLMVYNGSIALVALYKKERNFDIWTLKGTTWSKELTIELDCSVWKVVGHYNVDNNLVVLVSSQKCLILCDPNTKKTSVLKVRVKDGTCKIVSAYKESLVPLNDRDFWDQSDEHRKILV comes from the coding sequence ATGCATCTTAAGCATAACTATGTTCGTCGTACCAATAATTGTTTCATTGCACAATTTCAAGTAACACCAGCCGGTGAGCTTGAGCCTGAATTGATTTGGCACGGTGAAAAAGACGAGAGTAATACGGTCCATAACTATTATACATTACAATCTAAACCGCCATATAATTGCGATATTTGTGGCCCTTGTTACGGGATATATTATTTGTCGGATCCTTGGTGGGATGAGTACAGTTTACGACGTTTGTGGAATCCGGCACTCAATGAGATCAAAGAGTTACCCCCGATGATTATGAAACCTAATATTAATATGAATTATTATAACGAAGTTTGTGGTTTTGGGTTTGATCCGGCGACTCAGGATTACAAGGTGGTCGCAATTAAGGGGTACTCGAATTCGACTGATCAGTTCGGAATTAGAATATTTTTGGATTACCCTCTTTCGATCATGATTTACTCGTTAAAGACAGACTCTTGGAAATACTCGGGAGATTTATCAAAGCGCTTCTACATCCCTTATGCGAATTCATGTCATACTTTTGTGAATAGAAGTTTCTATTGGCTAGGATCATATGAATCAGACCCTTTTAAACACGATGTGATTATTGCTATCGACTTGGCCACAGAAGAGTGCCAAGAAATCAAACTACCCGATATCAGTATCAAAGGAGAAATGTCGTATGGCACGTATTTTGAGCGTCTTATGGTATATAATGGTTCAATTGCCTTGGTTGCGCTTTACAAAAAGGAGCGTAACTTTGATATATGGACGTTGAAGGGTACGACTTGGAGTAAGGAATTAACAATAGAACTCGATTGTTCGGTTTGGAAAGTTGTTGGTCATTATAACGTGGATAATAACTTGGTGGTATTGGTTAGTAGTCAAAAATGTTTAATCTTATGTGACCCTAATACGAAAAAAACGTCAGTGCTTAAAGTGCGTGTAAAGGATGGAACTTGTAAAATAGTCTCCGCGTACAAGGAAAGTCTTGTGCCACTTAATGACCGGGACTTTTGGGATCAAAGTGATGAACATCGAAAAATTCTTGTCTAA